A DNA window from Chiloscyllium plagiosum isolate BGI_BamShark_2017 chromosome 9, ASM401019v2, whole genome shotgun sequence contains the following coding sequences:
- the fdft1 gene encoding squalene synthase isoform X1, with amino-acid sequence MYCAARSAWPLAVRAMQCDSRCSALPQPRILLCTICPCHQGTRSRQYCSPCLSCCAQRAAATGQALLVALTDVEKMATQRKIFFATATLVYEDSMSETLRKCYIYLNQTSRSFAAVIQALDGDLRQAVCIFYLVLRALDTVEDDMSIPLEVKIPMLQNFHTYLYQPEWRYSQSQEKDRQVLEDFPTISLEFRLLAKVYQDVIANICHKMGAGMAEFLGKKVGSIKEWDMYCHYVAGLVGIGLSRLFSASELEDPVVGKDTELANSMGLFLQKTNIIRDYLEDQQEGREFWPQEVWSKYAEKLSDFTKPPNIQAALQCLNELITNALQHVPDVIKYLSRLHNQSVFNFCAIPQVMAIATLAACYNNPQVFRGVVKIRKGQAVTLMLEATNMEAVKGMIRQYTQMIGQKVPGAGSSGARTQQIVVKVESLSQSDGELMSRGHLSPIYLSLAVFLAAVSWQYWQTLTHTSEEYVHGH; translated from the exons ATGTACTGTGCAGCAAGAAGTGCCTGGCCCCTGGCAGTGCGAGCTATGCAGTGTGATTCTCGCTGCAGTGCTCTTCCTCAACCTCGCATTCTCCTCTGCACGATCTGTCCGTGTCACCAAGGAACCCGCTCTCGGCAATACTGCTCACCATGCCTCTCCTGTTGTGCACAGCGAGCAGCAGCTACTGGACAGGCCCTGCTCGTGGCACTTACAGATGTTGAAAAGATGGCAACtcaaagaaaaatattctttGCAACGGCCACCCTGGTATATGAA GATTCGATGAGTGAGACCCTGAGAAAGTGCTACATTTATCTGAACCAGACGAGCCGCAGCTTTGCTGCTGTCATTCAAGCCCTGGATGGAGATCTCCG TCAAGCAGTGTGCATCTTTTACCTGGTGTTGCGGGCTCTGGACACGGTGGAAGATGACATGTCCATCCCACTGGAGGTGAAGATCCCGATGTTACAGAACTTCCACACGTATTTGTACCAGCCTGAGTGGAGGTACAGCCAGAGTCAGGAGAAGGACCGTCAGGTGCTGGAGGATTTCCCAACG ATATCCTTGGAATTCCGCTTACTGGccaaggtttaccaggatgtgatTGCAAATATCTGCCACAAGATGGGAGCTGGCATGGCTGAGTTTTTAGGCAAAAAGGTTGGATCCATCAAGGAATGGGACATG TACTGTCACTATGTGGCGGGACTTGTGGGAATCGGCTTGTCCCGTCTGTTCTCAGCCTCTGAGCTTGAGGATCCAGTTGTCGGGAAGGACACTGAGCTGGCCAATTCCATGGGGCTGTTCCTGCAGAAAACCAACATCATTCGGGATTACCTGGAAGACCAGCAGGAAGGTCGGGAGTTCTGGCCACAGGAG GTGTGGAGTAAGTATGCAGAGAAACTGTCTGACTTTACCAAACCCCCGAACATTCAGGCAGCACTGCAGTGCTTGAACGAGCTGATTACGAATGCTCTGCAACATGTCCCAGATGTTATCAAGTATTTATCCAGGCTTCACAATCAGAGTGTCTTCAACTTCTGTGCTATTCCACAG GTGATGGCGATAGCCACTCTGGCTGCTTGTTATAACAACCCACAGGTTTTCCGTGGTGTGGTGAAGATCCGGAAAGGCCAGGCTGTCACCCTGATGCTGGAGGCAACTAACATGGAAGCTGTGAAAGGGATGATTCGACAGTATACCCAAATG ATTGGACAGAAAGTTCCAGGTGCGGGGAGCTCTGGAGCCAGAACACAGCAGATTGTGGTAAAAGTGGAGTCCCTGAGCCAGAGTGATGGGGAGCTGATGTCTCGTGGTCACCTTTCACCTATTTACCTGTCCTTAGCCGTGTTCTTGGCTGCAGTTAGTTGGCAATACTGGCAGACCCTGACTCACACCTCAGAGGAGTATGTGCATGGGCACTGA
- the fdft1 gene encoding squalene synthase isoform X2: MYCAARSAWPLAVRAMQCDSRCSALPQPRILLCTICPCHQGTRSRQYCSPCLSCCAQRAAATGQALLVALTDVEKMATQRKIFFATATLDSMSETLRKCYIYLNQTSRSFAAVIQALDGDLRQAVCIFYLVLRALDTVEDDMSIPLEVKIPMLQNFHTYLYQPEWRYSQSQEKDRQVLEDFPTISLEFRLLAKVYQDVIANICHKMGAGMAEFLGKKVGSIKEWDMYCHYVAGLVGIGLSRLFSASELEDPVVGKDTELANSMGLFLQKTNIIRDYLEDQQEGREFWPQEVWSKYAEKLSDFTKPPNIQAALQCLNELITNALQHVPDVIKYLSRLHNQSVFNFCAIPQVMAIATLAACYNNPQVFRGVVKIRKGQAVTLMLEATNMEAVKGMIRQYTQMIGQKVPGAGSSGARTQQIVVKVESLSQSDGELMSRGHLSPIYLSLAVFLAAVSWQYWQTLTHTSEEYVHGH; encoded by the exons ATGTACTGTGCAGCAAGAAGTGCCTGGCCCCTGGCAGTGCGAGCTATGCAGTGTGATTCTCGCTGCAGTGCTCTTCCTCAACCTCGCATTCTCCTCTGCACGATCTGTCCGTGTCACCAAGGAACCCGCTCTCGGCAATACTGCTCACCATGCCTCTCCTGTTGTGCACAGCGAGCAGCAGCTACTGGACAGGCCCTGCTCGTGGCACTTACAGATGTTGAAAAGATGGCAACtcaaagaaaaatattctttGCAACGGCCACCCTG GATTCGATGAGTGAGACCCTGAGAAAGTGCTACATTTATCTGAACCAGACGAGCCGCAGCTTTGCTGCTGTCATTCAAGCCCTGGATGGAGATCTCCG TCAAGCAGTGTGCATCTTTTACCTGGTGTTGCGGGCTCTGGACACGGTGGAAGATGACATGTCCATCCCACTGGAGGTGAAGATCCCGATGTTACAGAACTTCCACACGTATTTGTACCAGCCTGAGTGGAGGTACAGCCAGAGTCAGGAGAAGGACCGTCAGGTGCTGGAGGATTTCCCAACG ATATCCTTGGAATTCCGCTTACTGGccaaggtttaccaggatgtgatTGCAAATATCTGCCACAAGATGGGAGCTGGCATGGCTGAGTTTTTAGGCAAAAAGGTTGGATCCATCAAGGAATGGGACATG TACTGTCACTATGTGGCGGGACTTGTGGGAATCGGCTTGTCCCGTCTGTTCTCAGCCTCTGAGCTTGAGGATCCAGTTGTCGGGAAGGACACTGAGCTGGCCAATTCCATGGGGCTGTTCCTGCAGAAAACCAACATCATTCGGGATTACCTGGAAGACCAGCAGGAAGGTCGGGAGTTCTGGCCACAGGAG GTGTGGAGTAAGTATGCAGAGAAACTGTCTGACTTTACCAAACCCCCGAACATTCAGGCAGCACTGCAGTGCTTGAACGAGCTGATTACGAATGCTCTGCAACATGTCCCAGATGTTATCAAGTATTTATCCAGGCTTCACAATCAGAGTGTCTTCAACTTCTGTGCTATTCCACAG GTGATGGCGATAGCCACTCTGGCTGCTTGTTATAACAACCCACAGGTTTTCCGTGGTGTGGTGAAGATCCGGAAAGGCCAGGCTGTCACCCTGATGCTGGAGGCAACTAACATGGAAGCTGTGAAAGGGATGATTCGACAGTATACCCAAATG ATTGGACAGAAAGTTCCAGGTGCGGGGAGCTCTGGAGCCAGAACACAGCAGATTGTGGTAAAAGTGGAGTCCCTGAGCCAGAGTGATGGGGAGCTGATGTCTCGTGGTCACCTTTCACCTATTTACCTGTCCTTAGCCGTGTTCTTGGCTGCAGTTAGTTGGCAATACTGGCAGACCCTGACTCACACCTCAGAGGAGTATGTGCATGGGCACTGA
- the fdft1 gene encoding squalene synthase isoform X3: MDFLQSLGHPEELLNLIKYKLGPGARSRNLEDSMSETLRKCYIYLNQTSRSFAAVIQALDGDLRQAVCIFYLVLRALDTVEDDMSIPLEVKIPMLQNFHTYLYQPEWRYSQSQEKDRQVLEDFPTISLEFRLLAKVYQDVIANICHKMGAGMAEFLGKKVGSIKEWDMYCHYVAGLVGIGLSRLFSASELEDPVVGKDTELANSMGLFLQKTNIIRDYLEDQQEGREFWPQEVWSKYAEKLSDFTKPPNIQAALQCLNELITNALQHVPDVIKYLSRLHNQSVFNFCAIPQVMAIATLAACYNNPQVFRGVVKIRKGQAVTLMLEATNMEAVKGMIRQYTQMIGQKVPGAGSSGARTQQIVVKVESLSQSDGELMSRGHLSPIYLSLAVFLAAVSWQYWQTLTHTSEEYVHGH, translated from the exons GATTCGATGAGTGAGACCCTGAGAAAGTGCTACATTTATCTGAACCAGACGAGCCGCAGCTTTGCTGCTGTCATTCAAGCCCTGGATGGAGATCTCCG TCAAGCAGTGTGCATCTTTTACCTGGTGTTGCGGGCTCTGGACACGGTGGAAGATGACATGTCCATCCCACTGGAGGTGAAGATCCCGATGTTACAGAACTTCCACACGTATTTGTACCAGCCTGAGTGGAGGTACAGCCAGAGTCAGGAGAAGGACCGTCAGGTGCTGGAGGATTTCCCAACG ATATCCTTGGAATTCCGCTTACTGGccaaggtttaccaggatgtgatTGCAAATATCTGCCACAAGATGGGAGCTGGCATGGCTGAGTTTTTAGGCAAAAAGGTTGGATCCATCAAGGAATGGGACATG TACTGTCACTATGTGGCGGGACTTGTGGGAATCGGCTTGTCCCGTCTGTTCTCAGCCTCTGAGCTTGAGGATCCAGTTGTCGGGAAGGACACTGAGCTGGCCAATTCCATGGGGCTGTTCCTGCAGAAAACCAACATCATTCGGGATTACCTGGAAGACCAGCAGGAAGGTCGGGAGTTCTGGCCACAGGAG GTGTGGAGTAAGTATGCAGAGAAACTGTCTGACTTTACCAAACCCCCGAACATTCAGGCAGCACTGCAGTGCTTGAACGAGCTGATTACGAATGCTCTGCAACATGTCCCAGATGTTATCAAGTATTTATCCAGGCTTCACAATCAGAGTGTCTTCAACTTCTGTGCTATTCCACAG GTGATGGCGATAGCCACTCTGGCTGCTTGTTATAACAACCCACAGGTTTTCCGTGGTGTGGTGAAGATCCGGAAAGGCCAGGCTGTCACCCTGATGCTGGAGGCAACTAACATGGAAGCTGTGAAAGGGATGATTCGACAGTATACCCAAATG ATTGGACAGAAAGTTCCAGGTGCGGGGAGCTCTGGAGCCAGAACACAGCAGATTGTGGTAAAAGTGGAGTCCCTGAGCCAGAGTGATGGGGAGCTGATGTCTCGTGGTCACCTTTCACCTATTTACCTGTCCTTAGCCGTGTTCTTGGCTGCAGTTAGTTGGCAATACTGGCAGACCCTGACTCACACCTCAGAGGAGTATGTGCATGGGCACTGA